The following are from one region of the Arachis duranensis cultivar V14167 chromosome 10, aradu.V14167.gnm2.J7QH, whole genome shotgun sequence genome:
- the LOC107470911 gene encoding uncharacterized protein LOC107470911, whose product MTYWELGCYNLVSEQFVPIKAWGYGLNHASLHSLKTIHTLPEMLRLITLILHVGCAQNLDGCTGMRTCFKGTLVATEADNWFRGIEKSLRAQYVPERQYVEFATYMLEGEAEHWWHRVQRLLRQVVEEIEWDTFKEKFYKKYFPRTVRDAKETELMQLTQGNMSVAEYTQKFENLCRFSKICQGNPDDFEEWKCLKYEGGLCEELMHSLVPLQIQNFAELVNRSQLVEDCTKKVVAAKMSRQELPPKNFNRYIAPQGRKFKMNRTLSFGNQQVSNLPARDNIDRQGQDTGKRPQPALTNLICNQCGKNHGRNLCRLGSSVCYFCGMPGHIARNCEKKIAQDSAKSQQPGRVFTMMTEDARTRTP is encoded by the exons ATGACTTACTGGGAATTGGGTTGTTACAacttggtatcagagcagttcgttcctattAAAGCCTGGGGATATGGACTGAATCATGCTTCATTGCATTCTCTGA AGACTATTCACACTTTGCCTGAAAtgttaagactgatcaccttaatattACATGTTGGGTGTGCACAGAATCTTGATGGCTGCACGGGGATGAGGACGTG TTTCAAGGGGACGCTTGTTGCAACTGAAGCTGACAATTGGTTCCGTGGTATTGAGAAGTCATTACGAGCGCAATATGTACCAGAAAGACAGTACGTGGAATTTGCAACCTATATGCTGGAGGGAGAAGCTGAACACTGGTGGCATAGAGTGCAACGCTTGTTAAGGCAGGTGGTGGAAGAGATTGAATGGGATACTTTTAAGGAGAAATTTTACAAAAAGTACTTCCCTAGAACTGTTCGTGATGCTAAAGAAACGGAACTGATGCAGTTGACACAGGGGAATATGTCAGTAGCAGAATATACTCAGAAATTTGAGAATTTGTGCCGATTCTCTAAGATCTGTCAGGGAAACCCAGATGAttttgaggaatggaagtgtttgAAGTACGAAGGAGGACTCTGCGAAGAACTAATGCACTCGTTGGTACCACTGCAAATACAAAATTTCGCAGAACTTGTCAATAGGAGTCAGTTGGTGGAAGACTGTACCAAGAAGGTGGTGGCAGCAAAGATGAGTCGTCAAGAATTACCTCCAAAAAACTTTAATCGGTATATAGCCCCTCAGGGAAGgaaatttaaaatgaatagGACACTTTCTTTTGGGAATCAGCAAGTTAGTAATCTTCCTGCTCGTGACAATATCGATAGGCAAGGACAAGATACTGGAAAGCGACCACAGCCAGCACTAACAAACCTTATTTGTAATCAGTGTGGGAAGAACCATGGTAGGAATCTATGTCGATTGGGTTCGAGCGTTTGTTATTTTTGTGGTATGCCTGGACATATAGCGAGGAATTGTGAGAAGAAGATTGCTCAAGATTCAGCTAAATCTCAGCAGCCAGGAAGAGTATTTACAATGATGACTGAAGATGCTCGTACTCGAACTCCCTGA
- the LOC107470929 gene encoding LOW QUALITY PROTEIN: uncharacterized protein LOC107470929 (The sequence of the model RefSeq protein was modified relative to this genomic sequence to represent the inferred CDS: deleted 2 bases in 1 codon; added 52 bases not found in genome assembly), producing the protein MYHQVSHGPSLGQGGSHPPPPPPPNAYQQQQPPHHHHNRNPPPPPPQFQQGGPIPVPQGHHMYLHGHGPPNAPSTSSVNLPFQAPPGMVQSAGQYGNGMAAQTFTSVGQNLGAQSHHIPPSPPPVPPSRALPPPPPLPASSQGEILCKPPFGLPPPPPAGYVGNYQVPPVAPPLPPLPSSPPPILPPAPPMTSTSGEVSGTELKAVDSVEKGVASYPSGIAPICNYDPNGESGSCREFAASADRNELLSNKSGNLDPPPPPPSEEKTVQKIEALCQLIAENGPDIEDKIRQEEFQNPEYQFLFGGDRTEAAISHTYFLWMKKKYNLEDRWHEKKAEPQLRPLSVDSTGPLYHLHVATENADSDMEMEDDITLSDKDQGPNYAIEALTQQPHQVGEECKMNENTHQLQNSTENDPSNDILASGSSTRGSMGISNQHEGPGNISNFEQMKSAISVTKVHSPVNGSSEVAKVPLGTGFEKSAAPLAEGFIRNGTSDLVEAIDADRDSGQLIRSGSPIKLLQDYASDDTSGNEDEISAGAASGVSIAHKDSRSRLETDIGSNTPSGTQKGFGQLSETTLDNLVQKSKELIEDYHENEDERKSSKLEKNILKVDKFGRHPKEAPTDSDSESDDSHYRQTKRGSKRGRGRSRSRSPEHRSRSRSRRRRKSPRRRRDRRSRSRSRSPRYRRSRSRSPILRRTGDFGGENVKRDRGQCFGFVRGKCHRGASCRFSHHESDKNVSLRRHRNKYDQEVHSQAKHVSDGIRSQGVDQKQERNEKENSVRHANLPNTSGIDSQSVRNDPIKSESFRESVLEMKESLVGFLPEVLSGDDASKPCDGTNEDGVHAEDNSFVHKIQPNVPVGITGHPSYSSSTQTLPYMLPPTQPLSAPSSVGPSPSSRRPLLHSSSSVELPPHAYQLPPPPVVSHAQGENAVILPQISRDYGVTQQNALFPFQPTTRDKFEPSPALIHMQSPHFSVPLPPNYPWTSLPLPPPPPLPSQIVHNPSIGSGVSTSYVSSEFNQTQLHSRGDFVSLTSGKPGLASHSQSSEFQDHAYPANQLLSGPNVSGEDHYKQLPMQDSNLSSSGGSHPLQNQYSWQSDAIRIQPSVGGNLPPEDHFKTSSHTLASSQQQQPVHSFQYSASEGNLGVPGETVTLSRYPPDVLDSNHSTSLPTFVGSRIPAHCNPYASTFEQPLTSKLSSTIFRSESDVIHGDNNSGLNPTSINREGAVGVEPKSSRANQYDPLFDSIEPPLSSLKKFDFEKQEVTGESNVSLRPKSSNMPLDAEEQNKHEEVGAVASTTSQNNDEYGETADAEVNDVENESLSNHLDVANMTPGEVEINQTKSPGKRKKSKDSRSMKLFKVSIANFVKEVLKPSWRQGNMSKVAFKTIVKKTVDKVSGAMKGHRMPKSQAKISQYIDSSQRKLTKLVMGYVDKYVKS; encoded by the exons atgtATCATCAAGTGAGCCATGGCCCTTCTTTAGGACAAGGTGGTTCTCACCCTCCTCCGCCGCCTCCGCCGAATGCTTATCAACAGCAACAACCTCcgcatcatcatcataatcgtAATCCTCCACCTCCACCACCACAGTTTCAGCAGGGTGGTCCTATTCCGGTTCCACAAGGTCATCATATGTACCTACATGGTCATGGACCACCCAATGCACCTTCCACTAGTTCTGTGAATCTTCCCTTTCAAGCTCCACCTGGAATGGTGCAAAGTGCAGGGCAGTATGGGAACGGCATGGCGGCACAAACATTTACTAGCGTTGGACAGAATTTAGGGGCTCAGAGTCATCACATTCCGCCATCTCCTCCTCCTGTGCCACCATCTAGAGCACTACCACCTCCGCCGCCGCTGCCTGCATCTTCCCAGGGGGAAATTTTGTGTAAACCTCCTTTTGGTCTGCCTCCACCACCCCCTGCTGGATATGTTGGGAATTATCAAGTTCCTCCTGTTGCTCCCCCGCTGCCGCCACTGCCATCCTCTCCACCGCCTATTCTGCCCCCTGCCCCTCCTATGACTTCCACCTCTGGCGAGGTTTCTGGCACTGAGTTGAAGGCTGTGGATTCGGTTGAAAAAGGTGTGGCTTCCTATCCATCTGGTATTGCACCTATATGCAATTATGATCCTAATGGGGAGAGTGGAAGTTGCAGAGAGTTTGCTGCTTCTGCTGATAGAAATGAACTATTGTCAAATAAAAGTGGAAATTTGGATCCTCCCCCACCTCCGCCATCAGAAGAAAAAACTGTTCAGAAGATTGAAGCTTTATGTCAGCTTATTGCTGAGAATGGTCCTGATATTGAAGACAAGATTCGTCAAGAGGAGTTTCAGAATCCTGAGTATCAGTTTTTGTTTGGTGGTGACCGAACTGAAGCTGCAATCTCCCACACGTATTTCCTctggatgaagaagaaatacaaTTTGGAAGATAGATGGCATGAGAAGAAAGCTGAACCACAGTTAAGACCTCTATCAGTAGACTCTACGGGGCCACTGTATCATCTGCATGTTGCAACCGAAAATGCTGATTCTGACATGGAGATGGAAG TCTAACTCAGCAGCCTCATCAGGTTGGTGAGGAATGTAAAATGAATGAGAATACACATCAGTTGCAGAATTCAACAGAGAACGATCCCTCCAACGACATTTTAGCCAGTGGTTCATCAACACGTGGATCCATGGGAATCAGCAACCAACATGAAG GACCTGGGAATATCTCCAATTTTGAGCAAATGAAATCTGCAATATCAGTTACCAAGGTTCATAGTCCTGTGAATGGATCAAGTGAAGTGGCTAAAGTCCCCCTTGGCACAGGTTTTGAGAAATCTGCAGCTCCTCTAGCAGAAGGTTTCATTCGAAATGGGACTTCTGATCTTGTGGAAGCCATTGATGCTGATAGAGATTCTGGACAACTTATAAGGAGTGGCAGCCCAATAAAGCTACTTCAAGATTATGCTTCTGATGATACTTCAGGTAATGAAGATGAAATATCAGCAGGAGCTGCCAGTGGTGTTTCAATTGCGCATAAAGATTCCAGGAGTCGCTTAGAGACTGATATTGGATCCAACACTCCCTCCGGTACACAAAAGGGGTTTGGACAGCTCTCTGAAACAACTCTGGATAATTTAGTACAAAAATCTAAGGAACTCATTGAAGATTACCATGAAAAT GAGGATGAAAGGAAATCCTCAAAGCTTGAAAAGAATATCTTGAAGGTAGATAAATTTGGAAGGCATCCCAAAGAAGCTCCTACAGATAGTGATTCCGAGTCTGATGATTCTCACTATCGTCAGACTAAGAGGGGAAGCAAAAGAGGCAGAGGGAGGAGTCGCAGCAGATCTCCTGAACACAGAAGTCGGAGTAGGAgtaggaggaggagaaagagtCCCCGGAGGAGAAGGGATAGAAGAAGCCGATCTCGAAG CCGGTCTCCTCGATATCGTAGAAGCAGGAGTAGGTCTCCAATCTTAAGACGAACAGGGGACTTTGGTGGTGAGAATGTGAAAAGGGACAGGGGCCAATGCTTTGGCTTCGTTCGGGGAAAGTGCCATCGTGGAGCATCTTGTAGGTTCTCTCACCATGAATCTGACAAGAATGTTAGTTTGAGGCGCCATAGGAATAAATATGACCAAGAAGTCCATTCTCAAGCAAAACATGTTAGTGATGGTATAAGAAGTCAGGGTGTGGATCAAAAGCAGGagagaaatgaaaaagaaaattctgtTAGGCATGCAAATCTGCCTAATACTTCTGGTATTGACAGTCAATCAGTAAGGAATGATCCAATTAAATCTGAAAGTTTCAGAGAGAGTGTTCTTGAAATGAAGGAAAGTTTGGTTGGTTTTCTTCCTGAAGTTTTAAGTGGTGATGATGCCTCCAAACCATGTGATGGCACAAATGAAGATGGTGTTCACGCAGAAGATAATTCATTTGTTCACAAGATACAACCCAATGTTCCTGTTGGAATTACAGGGCATCCTAGTTACTCATCTAGTACCCAAACTTTACCATATATGTTACCACCAACTCAGCCATTGTCTGCCCCTAGCTCTGTTGGTCCATCACCTTCATCAAGACGGCCTTTATTACATAGTAGTTCCTCGGTGGAATTACCACCTCATGCTTACCAGTTGCCTCCCCCACCTGTTGTTTCACATGCACAGGGTGAGAATGCTGTGATTTTGCCACAAATTTCAAGGGACTATGGTGTAACACAACAAAATGCATTATTCCCTTTTCAGCCCACTACTAGAGATAAATTTGAACCTTCCCCAGCTCTGATTCACATGCAGAGTCCTCACTTCAGTGTACCACTACCACCTAATTACCCTTGGACATCATTGCCGCTaccaccacctcctcctctCCCTTCACAAATTGTGCATAATCCCAGCATAGGTTCCGGAGTTTCAACATCATATGTCTCTTCAGAATTTAATCAAACTCAATTGCATTCAAGAGGGGACTTTGTTTCTCTGACTTCTGGTAAGCCTGGATTGGCTTCTCATTCTCAGAGTTCTGAGTTTCAGGATCATGCCTACCCAGCAAATCAATTGCTTTCAGGTCCAAATGTTAGTGGAGAAGACCATTATAAGCAATTACCCATGCAAGATTCAAACCTTTCAAGCTCTGGTGGTTCACATCCTCTACAAAACCAATATTCCTGGCAGTCAGATGCTATCAGAATACAGCCTTCTGTTGGTGGGAATTTACCTCCAGAAGATCATTTCAAGACATCTTCCCACACACTTGCATCATCACAGCAGCAACAACCAGTGCATAGTTTTCAATATTCTGCATCTGAGGGTAATTTGGGTGTGCCTGGAGAAACTGTTACCTTATCTAGATATCCACCGGATGTTCTGGATAGCAATCATTCAACTTCTCTTCCAACTTTTGTGGGGTCAAGAATTCCTGCTCACTGTAATCCTTATGCTTCAACCTTTGAGCAGCCGCTTACTTCCAAACTCAGTTCAACTATTTTTAGATCAGAAAGTGATGTAATCCATGGCGACAATAATTCTGGGTTGAACCCTACTTCTATAAATAGGGAAGGCGCCGTTGGTGTTGAACCAAAGTCTTCTAGAGCTAATCAGTATGATCCTCTGTTTGACAGCATTGAACCACCATTGTcttctctcaagaaatttgattttgaaaaacaggaagTTACAGGTGAATCCAATGTCAGCCTAAGGCCCAAAAGTTCTAATATGCCGTTGGATGCGGAAGAGCAAAATAAGCATGAGGAGGTTGGAGCTGTTGCCTCTACCACTTCTCAAAATAATGATGAATATGGTGAGACTGCAGATGCAGAGGTGAATGATGTTGAAAATGAGAGCCTAAGTAATCATCTGGATGTTGCAAACATGACTCCAGGGGAGGTTGAGATTAATCAGACCAAGTCTccagggaagagaaagaagagcaAGGATTCTAGATCAATGAAGTTGTTCAAAGTTTCCATTGCAAATTTTGTTAAGGAGGTTTTGAAACCGTCATGGCGGCAGGGTAATATGAGTAAAGTTGCATTCAAAACAATTGTGAAAAAAACTGTTGACAAGGTGTCAGGAGCCATGAAAGGCCATCGTATGCCCAAGTCCCAAGCAAAGATAAGCCAATACATTGACTCATCACAGCGAAAGTTGACTAAACTTGTGATG GGTTATGTTGACAAGTATGTCAAGTCATAA